From one Dermacentor andersoni chromosome 1, qqDerAnde1_hic_scaffold, whole genome shotgun sequence genomic stretch:
- the LOC140213014 gene encoding uncharacterized protein yields MAILEQAWSAQGGLTGTAAGSVSACDCIAQSPLVEPSAITAPVGCVGSYLGSATTISGRGRGTATMPLTNPFLFFVQAVLCICPTPPAIETCFGLSAAETTEYCIFRPTSPQRCDISDMLPDMRTWTPLLAGFSSPSSVTSEFWQHKGPATSRIPASGRGRGTATMPLTNPFLFFVQAVLCICPTPPAIETCFGLSAAETTEYCIFRPTSSQRCDISDMLPDMRTWTPLLAGFSSPSSVTSEFWQHKGPATSRIPASGRGRGTATMPLTNPFLFFVQVRDYRLTYTYRSDNVCLLLLPCPRSLSDMLTAICHCFVNLLPTCGDVETNPGPSTAEMLQTLIDDVRELKHTVQATNSKVNETSIKLFSIDKKLDDISATVTNYTSKVDELQSEVEKLALKVDDLENRSRRENLIVYGIKESTEENWQSLEQVVTKNILTDTLKVPNVAIERIHRMGRPAEGRCRPVIFKLVDGRDKANILKNCNKLRGTAYSISEDFSPRVQSIRKKLWAAAAEHRKKGAKVVLSFDKIKINGKLFQWDDTQDKIVPLASQ; encoded by the coding sequence ATGGCTATACTGGAACAAGCCTGGTCTGCGCAAGGAGGGCTCACTGGGACGGCCGCTGGATCGGTTTCGGCGTGCGACTGCATTGCGCAGTCACCGTTGGTTGAGCCCTCAGCGATCACCGCTCCAGTCGGCTGCGTCGGGTCTTATCTTGGCTCGGCCACCACCATCAGTGGGCGCGGCAGGGGCACAGCGACAATGCCGCTCACGAATCCTTTCCTGTTTTTCGTTCAGGCCGTGCTCTGCATCTGCCCGACACCCCCAGCCATCGAGACATGCTTCGGCCTTTCTGCGGCTGAGACGACGGAATACTGTATCTTCAGGCCTACCAGTCCACAGAGATGCGATATCAGTGACATGCTCCCGGACATGCGCACATGGACACCGTTACTTGCCGGATTTTCCTCGCCGTCATCGGTTACGTCAGAGTTTTGGCAGCATAAAGGTCCGGCCACTTCGCGGATTCCGGCCAGTGGGCGCGGCAGGGGCACAGCGACAATGCCGCTCACGAATCCTTTCCTGTTTTTCGTTCAGGCCGTGCTCTGCATCTGCCCGACACCCCCAGCCATCGAGACATGCTTCGGCCTTTCTGCGGCTGAGACGACGGAATACTGTATCTTCAGGCCTACCAGTTCACAGAGATGCGATATCAGTGACATGCTCCCGGACATGCGCACATGGACACCGTTACTTGCCGGATTTTCCTCGCCGTCATCGGTTACGTCAGAGTTTTGGCAGCATAAAGGTCCGGCCACTTCGCGGATTCCGGCCAGTGGGCGCGGCAGGGGCACAGCGACAATGCCGCTCACGAATCCTTTCCTGTTTTTCGTTCAGGTGAGAGACTATCGCCTTACGTATACCTATCGCAGTGACAATGTTTGCCTCTTGcttctgccgtgcccacggtcTTTGAGTGATATGCTTACTGCGATTTGCCATTGCTTTGTGAACCTACTGCCTACCTGTGGTGACGTAGAGACTAACCCGGGACCGTCTACTGCAGAGATGCTTCAGACCCTAATTGATGATGTTCGTGAACTTAAACACACTGTGCAAGCTACTAACAGCAAGGTTAACGAAACAAGTATTAAGCTGTTTTCAATTGACAAGAAGCTTGACGATATTTCTGCTACGGTGACTAATTACACGAGCAAGGTTGACGAGCTTCAGTCAGAAGTCGAAAAACTGGCTTTGAAAGTAGACGACTTGGAGAATAGGAGTAGAAGGGAGAACTTGATTGTTTATGGCATAAAAGAATCGACCGAAGAAAATTGGCAATCCCTCGAACAAGTCGTGACTAAAAACATTCTGACTGACACTCTAAAGGTTCCAAACGTGGCTATCGAGCGTATTCACAGGATGGGCCGCCCAGCCGAGGGCAGATGCCGACCCGTCATATTCAAACTTGTGGATGGCAGAGATAAGGCCAATATTTTGAAGAATTGTAACAAACTGAGAGGCACAGCCTATAGCATATCGGAAGATTTCTCCCCGCGCGTACAATCAATCCGAAAGAAGCtctgggctgctgctgctgaacacAGGAAGAAAGGTGCCAAGGTCGTGCTGTCATTCGACAAAATCAAAATTAATGGTAAACTGTTCCAATGGGACGACACTCAAGATAAAATAGTCCCGCTAGCTTCACAATGA